A window of Argopecten irradians isolate NY chromosome 14, Ai_NY, whole genome shotgun sequence contains these coding sequences:
- the LOC138307824 gene encoding probable methyltransferase-like protein 24 translates to MSKSFTSSLIRYRSRNVRLWMLIALIIGAIYIISPFQIYSGVASPRPTPFNRTWWDAKSLPEKLPYTMCHTPVALKQNISVIDSIKKTIAIPEGPPPEWDELCRMSFEDLEMYYHTYLSTIQLPCKRSLRMGNTLDGGWDVCSEKNKINRNACLVYSFGIQFDFSFDDDIASVFGCEVHSFDPSMHQKDHNRSPSVFFHAIGLSDYNGVSKDMASWKMRTFKTIRKELLHESRATEIIKMDIESWEWQVIPDMLKTSQFTGTKQLLVEFHANTDTHVREYWIHKLLILRELYLEGFRIFWIGRNMKCTYTSPILKRKLYGCYEVSFVKNS, encoded by the exons ATGTCCAAGTCGTTCACCTCCAGCTTGATACGCTACCGCTCCAGGAACGTTAGGCTCTGGATGTTGATAGCATTAATTATAGGAGCAATCTACATCATCAGTCCTTTCCAAATCTACAGTGGCGTGGCATCACCACGGCCAACGCCCTTTAACCGCACATGGTGGGACGCAAAGTCTCTTCCG gaGAAGTTACCATATACCATGTGCCATACGCCTGTtgctttaaaacaaaatataagtgTAATAGATAGCATCAAGAAAACAATAGCAATACCAGAAGGACCGCCTCCAGAATGGGACGAACTATGCAGGATGTCGTTTGAGGATCTAGAAATGTATTATCACAC GTACTTAAGTACGATACAGTTACCGTGTAAACGTTCCTTAAGGATGGGCAATACCTTGGACGGAGGGTGGGATGTGTGCAGTGAAAAGAACAAGATAAATCGGAATGCTTGTCTCGTCTACTCATTCGG AATCCAGTTTGACTTTTCATTCGACGATGACATTGCTTCAGTTTTTGGATGCGAAGTGCACTCATTTGATCCGAG TATGCATCAAAAGGACCACAATCGGAGCCCGTCTGTGTTTTTCCATGCCATCGGTTTATCTGATTATAACGGCGTCAGTAAAGATATGGCGAGTTGGAAGATGAGAACATTCAAAACTATTCGGAAAGAGCTGCTACATGAAAGT CGTGCCACTGAAATCATTAAGATGGACATTGAGTCGTGGGAATGGCAAGTCATACCCGACATGTTAAAGACCTCACAGTTCACTGGTACCAAGCAGCTTCTGGTGGAATTCCACGCCAATACCGATACTCACGTGAGGGAATATTGGATCCATAAGCTACTGATATTACGTGAACTATATCTAGAAGGATTTCGTATATTCTGGATAGGACGCAATATGAAGTGCACCTACACTTCACCTATACTGAAACGTAAATTATACGGATGTTACGAAGTATCCTTCGTCAAGAACAGTTAG
- the LOC138307823 gene encoding glycerophosphodiester phosphodiesterase domain-containing protein 5-like isoform X1 codes for MVTHAKLQYYRHNYGLVCITGLLGCRWHRYKQSLRDNRKRDFCVFGFMSLTFLFLTFLLYVILISRNDFDDFNWFMYNFLDGWAPYFIILLSVICVLFTYLAILMLLSLCHIIHGHQLYVHPVHVVFIFICLGCCIAGTIGYSKLWATEWFLIWLSLKAIGPFLQIGCVILMTMVSYIIIGQWFTLSKWYLQMFWLCVYLSVMVGLYISPLFIDSPCVVATSKLPPKPHIIGHRGASGIAPENTMISFEVAEQNGVLGFETDVRISFDGVPFLLHDKTFERTTNIANVFPDLIETEASMFNISQIKELDAGSWFIEDNPMMTLGSVPQERRKLYAQQKVPTLLELLKFVNKTGMVIMFDYFNPPKSNPYYSDMGPIHNAIHESGIDPKKVWWLLSDADIVMSERYTPVVREYLPPDVLREKHINHINIEFSSISLEQIREYWSHNISTNVYNVNTGWFLSLLWCVGTYSVSSDNCHTLSHLENPIWTLLPRNYLILWVTVDVLSAIVIVVIFIVRRIHKQGTKYSPESQSLNWEAQSHQVQQHRSHQRMDSYRRNKRAMKEKLLMRDVASELFDVEPEVDDLGIESNYTVQSTDGRVMAATFHQDRNGYQTSYQDPSRIHSDGIVNL; via the exons ATGGTTACTCACGCCAAACTTCAGTATTACCGCCACAACTATGGCCTGGTGTGTATCACAGGTTTACTGGGCTGTCGCTGGCATCGTTATAAACAGTCCTTACGTGATAATAGAAAG AGGGACTTCTGTGTGTTTGGTTTTATGTCGTTGACGTTTCTCTTCCTCACATTTCTACTATATGTCATCTTAATATCCCGAAATGACTTTGACGACTTTAATTG GTTTATGTACAACTTCCTGGATGGCTGGGCCCCGTATTTTATTATACTATTGTCTGTGATCTGTGTCCTATTTACATACCTTGCTATCTTAATG CTCCTCTCCCTGTGTCACATAATACACGGCCATCAGTTGTACGTACATCCTGTACACGTAGTGTTCATTTTCATCTGTCTGGGGTGCTGTATTGCTGGAACAATCGGTTACTCCAAGCTTTGGGCTACAGAATGGTTTCTTATCTGGTTGTCTTTAAAG GCGATTGGTCCTTTTCTACAGATCGGATGTGTAATATTGATGACAATGGTGTCATACATAATCATAGGACAGTGGTTCACCCTGTCTAAGTGGT ATTTACAAATGTTCTGGTTGTGTGTATATCTATCTGTGATGGTCGGACTTTATATATCACCGTTGTTTATTGACTCGCCCTGTGTTGTGGCAACTTCCAAACTGCCACCGAAGCCACATATCATAGGCCACCGTGGGGCATCTGGA ATTGCTCCAGAAAATACTATGATCTCATTCGAGGTTGCTGAACAAAATGGAGTTTTAGGATTTGAAACTGACGTGAGAATCAG TTTTGATGGCGTGCCATTTTTACTCCACGATAAAACTTTCGAGAGAACAACAAATATTGCCAATGTCTTTCCTGATTTAATAGAAACTGAAGCTTCCATGTTCAACATATCTCAAATAAAAGAGCTAGATGCTGGGTCATGGTTTATAGAG GATAACCCCATGATGACATTAGGGAGTGTCCCACAAGAAAGGAGAAAGCTTTACGCGCAACAGAAAGTCCCTACTTTACTTGAACTTTTAAAATTTGTGAACAAAACAGGCATGGTTATCATGTTTGACTATTTCAACCCTCCCAAGTCAAATCCTTATTACTCAGACATGGGACCAATCCATAACGCCATACACGAGTCGGGCATCGATCCCAAGAAG GTCTGGTGGCTGCTGAGTGATGCGGACATTGTAATGAGTGAACGTTATACACCGGTTGTAAGAGAATACCTACCGCCCGATGTTCTACGTGAAAAGCACATTAATCACATTAACATCGAGTTTAGCAGCATATCGTTGGAGCAAATTAG AGAGTACTGGTCCCATAACATTAGTActaatgtatacaatgtaaacaCAGGCTGGTTTCTGTCTCTACTCTGGTGTGTAGGTACATACAGTGTCAGTTCTGACAACTGTCATACACTGTCACATCTGGAAAACCCTATCTGGACCctg TTGCCACGGAACTATCTGATCCTCTGGGTAACCGTTGATGTGCTGTCAGCTATTGTTATTGTTGTGATATTTATAGTACGAAG AATCCACAAGCAGGGTACCAAATACAGCCCCGAGTCCCAATCCCTCAACTGGGAGGCCCAAAGCCATCAGGTCCAGCAACACAGGAGTCACCAGCGCATGGACAGTTATCGACGGAACAAGAGAGCCATGAAGGAGAAATTACTGATGAGGGACGTAGCATCGGAACTCTTTGATGTGGAGCCGGAGGTCGACGATCTCGGTATAGAGAGTAACTACACCGTGCAGTCGACAGACGGCCGAGTCATGGCGGCCACATTTCATCAGGATCGTAATGGCTATCAGACAAGTTACCAAGACCCCAGTCGTATACATTCAGATGGTATAGTAAATCTTTAG
- the LOC138307823 gene encoding glycerophosphodiester phosphodiesterase domain-containing protein 5-like isoform X2, whose amino-acid sequence MVTHAKLQYYRHNYGLVCITGLLGCRWHRYKQSLRDNRKRDFCVFGFMSLTFLFLTFLLYVILISRNDFDDFNWFMYNFLDGWAPYFIILLSVICVLFTYLAILMLLSLCHIIHGHQLYVHPVHVVFIFICLGCCIAGTIGYSKLWATEWFLIWLSLKAIGPFLQIGCVILMTMVSYIIIGQWFTLSKWYLQMFWLCVYLSVMVGLYISPLFIDSPCVVATSKLPPKPHIIGHRGASGIAPENTMISFEVAEQNGVLGFETDVRISFDGVPFLLHDKTFERTTNIANVFPDLIETEASMFNISQIKELDAGSWFIEDNPMMTLGSVPQERRKLYAQQKVPTLLELLKFVNKTGMVIMFDYFNPPKSNPYYSDMGPIHNAIHESGIDPKKVWWLLSDADIVMSERYTPVVREYLPPDVLREKHINHINIEFSSISLEQIREYWSHNISTNVYNVNTGWFLSLLWCVGTYSVSSDNCHTLSHLENPIWTLLPRNYLILWVTVDVLSAIVIVVIFIVRSVRKQQNLYNLSDDIIYQEFSESTSRVPNTAPSPNPSTGRPKAIRSSNTGVTSAWTVIDGTREP is encoded by the exons ATGGTTACTCACGCCAAACTTCAGTATTACCGCCACAACTATGGCCTGGTGTGTATCACAGGTTTACTGGGCTGTCGCTGGCATCGTTATAAACAGTCCTTACGTGATAATAGAAAG AGGGACTTCTGTGTGTTTGGTTTTATGTCGTTGACGTTTCTCTTCCTCACATTTCTACTATATGTCATCTTAATATCCCGAAATGACTTTGACGACTTTAATTG GTTTATGTACAACTTCCTGGATGGCTGGGCCCCGTATTTTATTATACTATTGTCTGTGATCTGTGTCCTATTTACATACCTTGCTATCTTAATG CTCCTCTCCCTGTGTCACATAATACACGGCCATCAGTTGTACGTACATCCTGTACACGTAGTGTTCATTTTCATCTGTCTGGGGTGCTGTATTGCTGGAACAATCGGTTACTCCAAGCTTTGGGCTACAGAATGGTTTCTTATCTGGTTGTCTTTAAAG GCGATTGGTCCTTTTCTACAGATCGGATGTGTAATATTGATGACAATGGTGTCATACATAATCATAGGACAGTGGTTCACCCTGTCTAAGTGGT ATTTACAAATGTTCTGGTTGTGTGTATATCTATCTGTGATGGTCGGACTTTATATATCACCGTTGTTTATTGACTCGCCCTGTGTTGTGGCAACTTCCAAACTGCCACCGAAGCCACATATCATAGGCCACCGTGGGGCATCTGGA ATTGCTCCAGAAAATACTATGATCTCATTCGAGGTTGCTGAACAAAATGGAGTTTTAGGATTTGAAACTGACGTGAGAATCAG TTTTGATGGCGTGCCATTTTTACTCCACGATAAAACTTTCGAGAGAACAACAAATATTGCCAATGTCTTTCCTGATTTAATAGAAACTGAAGCTTCCATGTTCAACATATCTCAAATAAAAGAGCTAGATGCTGGGTCATGGTTTATAGAG GATAACCCCATGATGACATTAGGGAGTGTCCCACAAGAAAGGAGAAAGCTTTACGCGCAACAGAAAGTCCCTACTTTACTTGAACTTTTAAAATTTGTGAACAAAACAGGCATGGTTATCATGTTTGACTATTTCAACCCTCCCAAGTCAAATCCTTATTACTCAGACATGGGACCAATCCATAACGCCATACACGAGTCGGGCATCGATCCCAAGAAG GTCTGGTGGCTGCTGAGTGATGCGGACATTGTAATGAGTGAACGTTATACACCGGTTGTAAGAGAATACCTACCGCCCGATGTTCTACGTGAAAAGCACATTAATCACATTAACATCGAGTTTAGCAGCATATCGTTGGAGCAAATTAG AGAGTACTGGTCCCATAACATTAGTActaatgtatacaatgtaaacaCAGGCTGGTTTCTGTCTCTACTCTGGTGTGTAGGTACATACAGTGTCAGTTCTGACAACTGTCATACACTGTCACATCTGGAAAACCCTATCTGGACCctg TTGCCACGGAACTATCTGATCCTCTGGGTAACCGTTGATGTGCTGTCAGCTATTGTTATTGTTGTGATATTTATAGTACGAAG TGTACGAAAGCAGCAAAACTTGTACAACTTGAGTGACGACATTATTTACCAGGAGTTCTCAG AATCCACAAGCAGGGTACCAAATACAGCCCCGAGTCCCAATCCCTCAACTGGGAGGCCCAAAGCCATCAGGTCCAGCAACACAGGAGTCACCAGCGCATGGACAGTTATCGACGGAACAAGAGAGCCATGA